GTTAACAAACCATATAAGATTGAAATCCTCATCAATCAAGCTATCATGAATCACACCCTGTGACTCACCCCTACGGATCGATAAATCCACagcaagcaggaaaaaaattcCCAGCTTCAAGAGAGCTGCATAACATGACATGCTCTGAAGGTAAAATGAGCTCTGGGATGGCATTATAAAACAAATGATCTTATAATGATAATGCAAAGTAGTTGGCAATATCATTAAAAAGGGAATTGCTCTGATTAGAGGACACACAGGCGTAACAGTTTGTTGTTAAAGACAAAGAACAACGAAGACAAGAAGAATAAGACAGTGCTGAATTATAAAAGACACGACAGATTTTGGGGGTGAGCAGGTGTGAAGTTGCAAataatgaagtgtgttttgtgtatcaTGTTCTGTATTTGGTCTGTTTATGGATAACATAATCATTCTTCCTTTTGGGAGGTGGTTGTAAAATCTAGATTCTTAAAATTTAAGACTAAAGGCAGATCTGCATATTCCAAGGGTGCTGTGCATGAGTTGTGGCTTTCAAAGCCTTATCTCTTCGGAtgagataaataaatgtaataatttccaTCAAGAGCAATAAAACAAGACTTCTGACAGGCTGTGGTATTTATGAGCTGAAGCCTGCAACTCAGATTTATTTGCAATGAAAGGGTCGActtttctcctcctcatttACATCAGCATTTGGCCATGTTAAATCCAGGCCAATGGTGAATTTTTAAAAGGTTGGCATCAATCTTGTGGGAACAATTGCCATATTCAACGCAGACTTCTTTTACCTCTCAAAGGTTGATTCCACTGCTGAGGAAGAAAGGTACACATCTTTCAAAGCACAGAGACATCCCATGGACTGATAAAGTGAGGGGGGTCGAAATggtttaaatgtctttttaggGCGTCTGTGTTTGGGTTGTTGAGTTAGTACtcagaagaaacaaagagaacagagaaagTATTAAGTTGggctatttatttatgtatctgAAAAAGTGGTACTTAAAATCCCAAAGACTCGGCGTGAAACCAGGGAAATGTGTTCATGAAATGCTTTTCTACAGGCAACCTCCAGGGTTGCTTTTCCCATCTGTTTGAAACACAAAACTGTCTCAATCCAAATTGGTGATTTCTAAATACAATTTTAGGTGCATTGGAGAGGGTAACATATGGCAAATCAATTAGACAACTAattcttaaaacaaaaacatggcaAGTGCATTTGCTAATCAACAGAAGCGTTGGGGCTCATATTATGTCGGCCACTGGAGTTTTGACAACAATTAATCCTCATTTCAGGCAAGGAGAGCCATATTGACACATATTCCTAATTTGAATATTCAATTACAGTGTAGTTCCTCATCAAATTATAGTAAAACTGGGAACATGGCCTGAAAGATTTACACAATTACAACGCAGATCAAGAGTCTTATGTTCCTATGAAATCTGACGGAGTTAAAATCATATTAGTGCGGCAAAGCAAACCATGATACTAAGGATTACTTGACAATAAGAATTACAGttcaacagattttttttgtatggTGTTCTTTAAGTTGTTCCACATGGACTAAGGAAAAGAGTTGTCtgtgttagaaaaaaaaaaaagagaaggagaattGAAAGTGGGAGAGACAGTGGGGACAGACAAGCGGTAGTCAGTGGAGAGGTAAGATGAGGATGAGAGTAATATCACTGAAGAGCCAGAGCTGCGATACAGAGAGCTGGAAGCTCTTGTTTTGACACACATCCAGCCTTTCCCGTGACAACATCTCCACACCTTCCTCTATGTGCCGACAGTGCTGCTTTGTGGGAGCTGCTTTCTCACCCATCATTATCCTCCTCTAAGCTCGGTGTCAGGTATTGAAAAGAGGATCTCTCTGAATATGGCGGCAAAATCACTGAACAGTCTGAGCCCATCAGATCTTGGCTGATCATTCGATCATTCCTGGCACCGCTCCGCATCCCTTCGCTTGATCTCCGCTACTTTTTGCAACTTTTCTGAACACAACAAAGTAATGAGTAAGATTGAGCTGGAAGTGATTGTTCTTCAGCACTTCAGATGGGAGATCTGTCAGGCGACACACTGACAGTCACggtgtctctttctctcaagAGTCGTGTGCAGTGGGAAGTCTTGGTTAACCAGCAAGCAATGAAAGCTGATACAATACtcctgcagagctgcagcaatGTGTGGAGTGTCACAGGTAGAAGACAGTGCAATACAAAACGTATTGATATGCATGCCAATTCTGACACTGATGACTCTCTAGGCTTCACCTGTTAAAGAAAAAGCCAACTACAGTatgcaatgaaaaaaaagaagagatacTTGGCCTTGACATTTTTATCAGTGtacagtttgatttaaaaagtgtCCGTGTGTACAATAGCCTATTATTCTAAAGAGAAATGTCAAAAACCTTGATTCTGAGTGAAGCGAAAGAAATTGCAATATTAGGACAAGGCTAATTTATGCTAGCAGTCACTGTAGAGGTCAGATATCAGCCTCAGAAATGACAGTTTTATCAGGAGAACAAATGGCAGCGTTGGCcaggagaaggaaggagggggaTACTTTACTGGACACATTAAAAGGCTGACCGGATGGTGCAGGTTTTTCACATTATGAAGTCAGGGAGTGGCTGATACCGACTGTCTTGACAGAGAACAAGCCAAAGTGGTTGACATCAAGCTGCAGCTATGAATCAAAACACTCACGCTGGTTGAACCGCTTTAGACAAACTTGATAAAAGAGACATTAAACACACAAGGTTCAAATGAATTTGCAGGGCAGACTACTTAACAGGCCTATACCGAACAGTTTTAGTGGCTCAATATGGTGCGACAGCCTGAGCCAATAAGAAATAACCATTTTAGGTTTAGTGTTTATCCTTGATCCAGCccgaatggatggatggatggattaaccaattaaaaatgattcattCTTTTTAGAGCTGCTgatcaattagtcgatcgaaAGAAAATTAGTcgtcaactattttgatatttgattaatCACTTCAGTCATTTCtcaagcacaaatgccaaacatttactggttTTAGCTTATCAGATGCaagggtttgctgcttttcttttgtcatatatgatagttaATGAAATATATTTGGAGTTTCAACATTTGCCTATTAGACGATGAGCTtcctagctactgtagctagcagtAGTGACAGTACTTTAGCTATAGGTCTGATCATGCTGACTGAAACTAACTCACAAAAAGGATTGAACAGCCACTGTTGCAACAATCCCACTTTTAGTGGTTACATCTCCTGACAGCCAGCAATCAgatacagaaacattttattactGACATTACTGCCTATGGCaggcaaaagaaaatatttcagacatttgtaaataaaatgtaagacTCTTAATACCTGAGAAAACTGAATTCAAAACTTTTCAAGACCTGCGGATACCCTGTTTTTAGGcgacaaaacaatacaaaaacaattcaaatgcaACACCTTAGCCTTGATGCAATCACTGTGTGCATCCCATAATGATGCAACACCCTGCAGTTACTGTGTACTGCAGCTCTGCGCTGCTGAAAAAAGCCTTATTTGCGGTTTACGTTTGTACACAACTCTAGCAAGCTCTCGCTGCCTGAGGCAACTTAACATTTGAGGCATCACAGCAGCTTTCAAAATTATAAGGGTCATTAAAAATTTACACATTATTGACTGTATTTAAAACATCTTTTCCACTGACTGTAAAGAGCACTTAAATTTAAGAGGTGCTATTCTCCAAAGGCCATAAAGTTGTTATAGATAGCCCAAAGGAGGCATGGAGGAGAACATTTTCTCTTGCTGAATATGAATAAAGTATAGTGGGGTGCTACTACACAGACAGTTACACTGTAGTACTGTACATACTTGAGCAATCAGTGAGTGTTGAAGAGCTGTTTATAAATCACAGTGTCAAACTATCTAATCGGTGACTTTAAAGAAACTACAGAAATATTTATAGCTGTACGTATGGTTGTCTAAAGTGCATGTAACTACACAGAGAGGATGCCAGATAAATAGTCAAAGAACTGCTGCCGTCTAAATTTCCCACAGTGCCGTCCTTATGTGTCAGTGCATTATGGATGGAAATACTCTCAAAAGAAGACTCTCTGACTGTGGAAtgaattttaatgttaatacaAAAACAGCAGCCTGTGATCTCAGCAGGCATCAGGAGGGGGTGTGAGTCGCTTCGAGGTGCAATTTATTCCAACCTCTGAGCCTCACCAACTTGAAAGTGGGTTTCAAAAGAACAGAGGATTACCCGTAAGAGTTGCAAAAGCGTACACGTGGGCCTGAGCGCTCGCCATCACTTCAACACATCAAAGATTATTGACCATTGACGTCCAAAATATGGGCAATTCACAAAACTCTACCCAGTTTGAACTTTGGGTTTTGAATTCACTGctgttaattttattgttgCCAGCCCACTGAGTGGCCATGTGAGCAGAAGCTCTGTTTTGAATACGCCTGCTGGCATCCACCGCTCTGGCCTGTTGTGGCTTTTAAGTGGCTTTTACTCAGCCCAGCACAGGATGGCAAAGCATAGCACTTCAAGCTGGCAAACTCATCAGCGCTCCGTGCCAAGCTTCTCTCTCCACAGCACCGCCACATCGAAGGAGTCTCAGTTGTTTATTTAGAATTTGCTGTGGAAATCCCCAGTTCTTCATTGGGATAAATAATTGAGCTGTTTGATCTGGACACAGTACAAAGGGTTGCTCCATTCACTCTGAGGCCTGAGGCGGAGGAAGCCTGAGCAGCATGAGCAGAGGcggggacacacacactccagcatGGCGGAGATCTTGGagctctcctcccttcctctgcAGCTGTTGCTCGCTCTCCGGGCtacatctcctcctctttgtctgcACAGTACAACACTCCTGTCACCACAGTCAGAGCAGCGAcctgcctctgcctctgcctcctgGGACACACCACAAATAGCAGGAGTTTGGCCCTCATTGAACTCATGTTCTTGTTCAGGGGATCCTGTCTAGTTACCCTGTCTCTCCGGTTCACCCTCGCTACCTCGTTGTCCAGCCACAACCTTTATAGCAGATTGCCCGGGAGTGATCAATTGCTTGTGTCTTGATTGTTGTACATATGGTACAGAAGCATAACAACAGCTCCAGAGTACGCTGGGCgtgaaataaaaaggaaagcaAGGTGGAAAGTTAAACTTGCTGAATTCTGTAGCATAAGGGTACCTTGCTGTGTTGGGTGGAGCGTCATTGCTAGCTCTACTGGACGTTTCCTGGGACGACTGATGCTGAGAAACATCAGCCATTCGATACCATATCCCCATATTGTTTATCTCACTGCGTAAAGATGAAGAAGAGACATACAGAATGTTTAAACAGCTAGGTTAGTAATCCTTCAtgcagatcagaaaatgtttcattttgtgtaaaaacaaacaaacaagtatgGTGATTGATAGAAGACACAGAACATCAAGAATTCATCTATTTCCAGTGCCAAATCGCTCACCCTATACAGGTGTAGTTAATAAGATGGTACTTGGACTTTGCAATGATCTGGATGTCATATACAGCCGTCTTGGCAGCTGCACGAGGGCTGGTTTTCACACAgagcctcctcttcctcatagCAGTTTCCTCTGATGAGTCAGGTACACATGAGGGTGTTAGATAGGAATTGGAGGTTGTGCATCCAGTTCTGTCATCTCTGAGAttcaagctaaaaaaaaaaaaagctatagACATTTTGAACCTCTAGGagaactatatatatatatatatattcacaaatCCCACTTATACTTATACTATTTAGTCATTACCGGTCTCAGAATACGAGATGAGCTAATATCAGTTTCTGGGTGACTTGCTGTGCTTAAAGGGAAATGACTGGCCAGCAGAAACCCACAAAATCCACATGcgttattatcatttttatcattttagtaGGTAAAATGACAGCAGCAAGTGAATCCTCCATCAGCTTTAGTGCACAACAGGGATTTAAACTGGATATTCCAGATAGAAACTCATACATAATGTCACATGTATACATTAAACATGGATTCAcataaagtaataaaacattaaattacacCATagccaaacaaaacataatgtattttcttcattctggcaaaaaaaaaaaaaaagcattgccATGCTTTCCTATATTGCATCTGTGCCTCGCTCATTTATTTCCCCTGCAACACTAGAAAGTGCAGTGTAAAtgcaatgataataaaaataataaacaagcTGTCCTCACTCCCCACAccaaaatattattacatttccaAGGCATGGATAGTGAGGGGGAAATACATAGCACTCAAAAAGCACTAAAGCATTGGGGAATGCATTTCATTAATATTAGATAACCCCCATCCACTCGTCCTCTccccaaataaatacataaataaataagcccCTCATAAAGAAAAGCACAGCTCCAGCTGAGATAAACAATGACTCATGATTCTCTTCTCTTGTACCTCCAGggcaaaatgtttattttattcccACAGTTTGCCATAAATTAAGCTAACCTGCACCCATAAAACATTCACTATCTCAAGCAAAGCTGCCCCTGAGGACCTCCACATAAGCTGGTCAGAGAGTGAAAAAacaagaagaggaggggagCGAGCCTGTGGTCGGTATTGACTTATGTCAATGTTTACTTACTTGTGTCCACTGTttcttccacaggtgtgaagcCCTCTGGCAACACGTCCTTAATGTCAATCACCTTCATGTCCACAACAACGTCAGGCCCCTAAAAGATAGAGCACAAGCAGGAAATTTAAAGTCATGTATGcaaattcaacttttaaaaggacagagagcaagaaaaagaaaaggttagTCATTTTTGTCAGGAAAGAAAATGTAGAGATAATAAGAGTCAATGATTTACTAAAAGCTTGGGAAGTCTCTAAAGAGAAGGGTTGACAAAATAGCTGAAGTAATTACTCTctaatagctttttttttacaaagagaGAATGCATCTGTGAACTTGTAATCACTCTCAACCTTTTGGCAAGAAGCTGTGGGATGATGGGAGACAGAGCAGGCAGTCTAATCAACAGAATGGGACTGGTTAAAAACAATCAGGGACTGTGTAGTTGACATTTTCAAGCATGACTCTTCCCTGCCTcccattacattttcattttttgccaTAATAAATTGCAATAATACACAGCGGCAGTAGAGAGTGGGGCGAGCCAGGCGTGACTTGATGCGTCCGAAAAGGCTGGATTTCACTGCTACTGGTGCCCGACAGTCATTACCATTAgagacattttttattcataGTTTTTATACTGACTTAAGGAGGAATATGGATGAATGTTATTACTATGCATGGAACCTTTTTTGGTGTTTTCCCCTTTTGCTGGAGAGATTTCTTCCATCAAGGACTGACAAAAGGGGCTTTCTACCTCCAACCTAGAGTATGATAAATCACAAACTATTTACTTCCCCCCATGTAATTCAGGGGCTAATTTTACAGAATCTGTTTTTGTCATAGACAATTACAGTGGAAGCTCCATTGACTGGCAGACAAAATAGCCTTTGTTGATGGctctgtcatgttttatttgtgtcaaAGTCCTTAAAACAATGTGGACACAGATTTTAAGATAATATACAGGAACTAGGGGAAGGCTATTTGTATGCTATATACTAAACTGAGGACCAGATTGAGCTCAAGCACGAGGCAGCTGCTGCCAAGTTGCCTGGCTTTTAGAGGAcatactgttaaaaaaaaaaaaaaaaagacttgattAAGTCCTAAAATTAAGCTGatgcaaaataataacaaaaatgcaGGTTTTGTTTACAACACTGTCTGCATTATCTACCTGCAGCCCATGGAAACAAATTAATAGACAGACAATAATATATAAGCTGTAGGTTAGACAGGTTGATAATCCTGGAGATGTAAGCAGGTGTATTTATGGCCACAGAGCAGCTAACAGCCATTCAACAACACATCATCTGTAGGCTGCAGCCAGGAGATGAGTCCAAAAATGACCCAACAGCATTATGAGAAACATTCAAAGATCATTTTAGCCACAGAAGAGTCAATGCTGCTCAAATTGGGTGCTCTATATATAGCACAACCATACTGAAAGTGCTTTTCATGGAGTAATTTCTTACCTAAAAAGGACTATTTTCATATTCACAATTATATGTGCATCAGCTTTCAAGAGTCACTGGTTGGTAACCATTTTCTCTACAGGGACGCTGTTGATTGAATAAATTGGAATAGTTAAAATACAGCTCATTGTTATTTCatgaataaacataaataatatcCTCAGGAGGACGtataacatgaaaaatatctcACCAAGGTATTATTCATCTGGAATAGGCATGCAAATCCATTATATGTAAAAGTTCAAAACTGCACTGCCAATGCTGGCCTTTTTAAATGGGACTTTCACTGATCAAAGTGCAAAGTGCATAAAGATATTCTGGCAGCAGAAAACTGAGCTAATAAccactggcaaaaaaaaaaggtgcagcAGATGAGGTGTTAGTGCAGAATGCATACGGGAAGGGAGAAGTTTACATTCACACTTACAGTTTTTCTGTTGAAACAGAGGTAGCGAGTGACCTTGGATTTGAATAAGCCGTCCTTCCACAGGTCGGCGTCAAAGCCATCTGTTGTTTGTGCAACCTacgtgaaaaaaaaagagaaaaaaaaaaacaaggagaaaaaaaaaacatgcaggagGTGGGATAAAGTTAATGTATGTATGCCATGAGCGTGTGTTGCTTTTGCCTCTTCCCTTGCATACTAGCCTTAATTAACGCTTGACAACACTAGCGCTCCATCTCATTAGTGCTCTGCGTGGGTAAAGGAGTCTTAGCCTCCAAAAAGGTGGCTAAAAATATCATCCCTTGGGACCAGGCTGATTAAAGATGCCCTGACAAGGATCTGCTCTAATAAGGAAACCAAACTTCAATGTACTTCTGTGGGAAAGCAGGGATTATATTTGGGGTGAATGCAGAATGTATCTTTTTCAAAAACCTGCTGTAGTATCCCTTGAGCAAGACAGGTAAACTGAGAACACTGCACATGCACCTTAAATTGTTTTACTGCTCTACCCCCTGTGTggattctttttattatttaatgagACAAGTCTTCTGAGAATAAATTACTGAGGATTTAAAGCTATTTCATGCGTATGCCTAAATAAGACTAAATCCAAAGACCTAAGCAGCTTGTCCTTGTACAATAGGCTCATTCATAGTTGTAAATGATCAGTGgagccaataaaaaaaaatagattgcATCACATTGACAGCATGTAGGCACCACAAGTCAATCTCAAGGTCCAACACTACATTGCTATGTAAATGTAGGTATGCAGGGCAGAATGATAAAGCAAAATATAACCTGAAGATCACAGACTCTTCCATCGTTCCAGCAAATATGCTTGGCTGAAGCGTCATGTTCCATTGCCTATCATGTGAGAATCACCTAAACAACTGCCAGAGTTATTTTCTAAAGGGATCCTTTACAAAGAAGAGTCAATCTAATGaggttcattcaaatgaagAAGTCATAGATCTCtgcacccacccacacacattacCCCCTTGACAATAATGATGAATGACCTCAGTGACTGGGTGGAGGAAACATGGCATGGGGAGATGAAAAGCCACCACTGACTAGATGGGATGAGAGCAGAGACTAGACTGGGGAACAGAGATAGATAgtgggatgagagagagagaaagagcagaagaTGAGCGGGGAGAGGGATTGCGGGGCGTCTCCAACAGCAGTTCCATGAAAGGTCCCAGAAGGAGCCTATACATCACCAGCCTCCCTCTTCCTTACAAGACAACCCGTCTTGGCCACTTTTTCCAGGTCAGTAGCCAGCGCATCCTGTCAGCGTAAACAAAGGGCTCGCTTTGTGAAACCCAAAGTCAAGTTGAGGAGTAACGAGGGCACGGTCCTCCTAGGAGGCACCTCAGGCATCATCCTGCCACAGCCGCCGGCAGCAAGGATGCAACGCAGCTTGAATGTGAAATGCCAACTGCTGAGCCACGGCAGAAAAGGCATGTGTAAAGTTGCGATGGCTCTTCTCTAATACTCTCAAGTCTGCCACTGCATGGCTCCATCATTACACAGACTTCAATGAGAAGAATGGCACGTCTGATAAGAGACGTCATGGCTCTGATATTGAAATATGGTTGtatcatttgatttaaaatgcaaTGACAGATTCAACTGCCACTTCCTAAAATCTAAAGCTTACGGTGATCTAAAAGCCCACCTATGAAACAAGTCTTTAGGGGGTGCTGAATACTCCAATGAAGGATCTCTGGAGACAGACACCACCAGCAAGTTACTATGAAGCACTGAGAGGCACAGCTATGAATAAAAAGATATAAAAGGCATACAATCAAAAATCTCTGGGGAGTGAAACCAGGTGCAGAAGACATATGAGAGGCACAGGGAACAATCCAGTCCCTTCaaagaagaacagaaaaactgaaaagagaaaaatgttttggatCCTTTCTCTCAAATGAAAATAGATAAATTGACTACTGACTATATATATTAAAGAACTACAGCAGCAGTTACTTTGAAAACGTTCTTTGACTTTCAGTAATAGTTTgacgttttgggaaatgcgcttattggCTTACTTGctgagatttagatgagaagactgatataactcaaatctgtgcattaagtatggACGCCAAAGCTCACTTAATAACatattgtatcttgtttgtttaatccctacaaaaacaaaaatgtaaaaacaacattttgtggttttagacGGACTCAAGTGCTGTAACTGTTTCTTGATGAATAACCGTTTGTCCGTTTGCAAAGCATTTCTGTGCAGAGTCTCTGCTGATTGTCTGGTAACCTCACGGTGACGACAAATTGCCtttcttacatttttgtttgtgcatgtattaaacaaacaagatacaacatgtgagttagtgagctttagagatgctggtaagtgtatatttgagttttagacaggctagctgtttcctccctGCTTCCactcttcatgctaagctaagcgccTTCTGGTCCTAGCtccagacatgagagtggtatctatcttctcttctaactcttggcaagaaagctaataagctgatttcccaaaatgtcaaactataccTTTAAAGTACAGATGCTCCCTCAAAAAACGGACAGGCAGTTATTGGGTCTGTAAACTCAGGCATCCTAGCTAATCATAAGATAGTACTAGGCTTCTTCAAATAAACTTACATTTCAGTAATGAGTTTACGAACATAACATGTCGAATGCTCAGGTGAATCTGAAATACATGCATATCCCCTTTGCAACTCTTGCACAGAGTGCGAGTGCGTGAGTCTACTCGTGGCGTTTGATGTTGGGTGGCTGCTGGTGCTTCAGCAAAGCTCCTGATCCCAGTGGAACAGTGTTTGATCTGGGCCTGTGCTCTCTTGTGTTGGAACAACCTGCTCAAGTTCAGAGATGTGAGCACATCGTATCAGAGAGCAAAAGAGTTAATCAGCCCTTTGATCTGCTGTATAAAATGTGTGCTAAGTATGGTAAGCAGTCAGTATTAAGGAGGAATTCTAAAAGAAGTCTAGtatgaaagggaaaaaaatcaatacagcgTAATATCTTGAGACTTCCCCTTCTCGATGCAGagtgttgatatttttgtttgtatttcaagTCTGCAGATGAAAGACCACAGAGTGATGCTCAAAAGATGTTCTTGAAGATGGGACAAATGCATTTGAAATAGTGCTTCAGAGTCTGAAAGACCTTTAATTGTATCTCGGATGCTAACTTTTACTTGACTTTTTACTCTGAGGtatgattttgatattttattaccTTGAAggatatgttttttattttaaaaaaggaaaacatataATATATCGCTAAAAATTATAGTGTTAAAGAGAGGCTTTAAGCTATCTGGAGTGTAACCCTGTTTTCCTATAAACATGTGTCCTATCAGGGACAAACATGTCACACAGGAAGCAATGCCACATTCACATCATACAAGAACAAGACTATGAGTCTAcggccatgctagcagctctgtgaggctgtccTTAGGCATGGCAGTGTTGTGTGCTAattgctaatgtcagcatgctaacatgctcacaatgacaatgttgaattgttgatgtttagcgggtataatgtttaccatgttcactatcttagttcaGTGTGTTAccaagctaacatttgctaattagcactaacacaaagtacagctgaggct
This sequence is a window from Siniperca chuatsi isolate FFG_IHB_CAS linkage group LG5, ASM2008510v1, whole genome shotgun sequence. Protein-coding genes within it:
- the mvb12bb gene encoding multivesicular body subunit 12Bb isoform X9 is translated as MSEVSNQLPTEPISAVGVVTSVSKAPDGFCVVAQTTDGFDADLWKDGLFKSKVTRYLCFNRKTGPDVVVDMKVIDIKDVLPEGFTPVEETVDTKETAMRKRRLCVKTSPRAAAKTAVYDIQIIAKSKYHLINYTCIGEINNMGIWYRMADVSQHQSSQETSSRASNDAPPNTARRTTRRPDYEHQSSGNYTMTVLLQLQHRAKHCCVTFHPAFTT
- the mvb12bb gene encoding multivesicular body subunit 12Bb isoform X8, coding for MSEVSNQLPTEPISAVGVVTSVSKAPDGFCVVAQTTDGFDADLWKDGLFKSKVTRYLCFNRKTGPDVVVDMKVIDIKDVLPEGFTPVEETVDTKETAMRKRRLCVKTSPRAAAKTAVYDIQIIAKSKYHLINYTCIGEINNMGIWYRMADVSQHQSSQETSSRASNDAPPNTASRRTTRRPDYEHQSSGNYTMTVLLQLQHRAKHCCVTFHPAFTT
- the mvb12bb gene encoding multivesicular body subunit 12Bb isoform X1, producing MSEVSNQLPTEPISAVGVVTSVSKAPDGFCVVAQTTDGFDADLWKDGLFKSKVTRYLCFNRKTGPDVVVDMKVIDIKDVLPEGFTPVEETVDTKETAMRKRRLCVKTSPRAAAKTAVYDIQIIAKSKYHLINYTCIGEINNMGIWYRMADVSQHQSSQETSSRASNDAPPNTASRRTTRRPDYEHQSSGNYTMTALHDVPFVISEKFYENPKEMQQVNLMGITIKSLAEIEEEVSRGCNARLTLTPLAQNAKQTVLGL
- the mvb12bb gene encoding multivesicular body subunit 12Bb isoform X7, which translates into the protein MSEVSNQLPTEPISAVGVVTSVSKAPDGFCVVAQTTDGFDADLWKDGLFKSKVTRYLCFNRKTGPDVVVDMKVIDIKDVLPEGFTPVEETVDTKETAMRKRRLCVKTSPRAAAKTAVYDIQIIAKSKYHLINYTCIGEINNMGIWYRMADVSQHQSSQETSSRASNDAPPNTASRRTTRRPDYEHQSSGNYTMTALHDVPFVISEKFYENPKEFCFLSFPFLSFPPD
- the mvb12bb gene encoding multivesicular body subunit 12Bb isoform X5, producing MSEVSNQLPTEPISAVGVVTSVSKAPDGFCVVAQTTDGFDADLWKDGLFKSKVTRYLCFNRKTGPDVVVDMKVIDIKDVLPEGFTPVEETVDTKETAMRKRRLCVKTSPRAAAKTAVYDIQIIAKSKYHLINYTCIGEINNMGIWYRMADVSQHQSSQETSSRASNDAPPNTASRRTTRRPDYEHQSSGNYTMTDAASQFNGHYDQIPGRDRGGILLQLQHRAKHCCVTFHPAFTT
- the mvb12bb gene encoding multivesicular body subunit 12Bb isoform X3 is translated as MSEVSNQLPTEPISAVGVVTSVSKAPDGFCVVAQTTDGFDADLWKDGLFKSKVTRYLCFNRKTGPDVVVDMKVIDIKDVLPEGFTPVEETVDTKETAMRKRRLCVKTSPRAAAKTAVYDIQIIAKSKYHLINYTCIGEINNMGIWYRMADVSQHQSSQETSSRASNDAPPNTASRRTTRRPDYEHQSSGNYTMTALHDVPFVISEKFYENPKEMQQVNLMGITIKSLAEIEEEFYYNFSTERSIAV
- the mvb12bb gene encoding multivesicular body subunit 12Bb isoform X11 yields the protein MSEVSNQLPTEPISAVGVVTSVSKAPDGFCVVAQTTDGFDADLWKDGLFKSKVTRYLCFNRKTGPDVVVDMKVIDIKDVLPEGFTPVEETVDTKETAMRKRRLCVKTSPRAAAKTAVYDIQIIAKSKYHLINYTCIGEINNMGIWYRMADVSQHQSSQETSSRASNDAPPNTARRTTRRPDYEHQSSGNYTMTDLLTDGYCTELCLSERT
- the mvb12bb gene encoding multivesicular body subunit 12Bb isoform X10, encoding MSEVSNQLPTEPISAVGVVTSVSKAPDGFCVVAQTTDGFDADLWKDGLFKSKVTRYLCFNRKTGPDVVVDMKVIDIKDVLPEGFTPVEETVDTKETAMRKRRLCVKTSPRAAAKTAVYDIQIIAKSKYHLINYTCIGEINNMGIWYRMADVSQHQSSQETSSRASNDAPPNTASRRTTRRPDYEHQSSGNYTMTDLLTDGYCTELCLSERT
- the mvb12bb gene encoding multivesicular body subunit 12Bb isoform X6, with the translated sequence MSEVSNQLPTEPISAVGVVTSVSKAPDGFCVVAQTTDGFDADLWKDGLFKSKVTRYLCFNRKTGPDVVVDMKVIDIKDVLPEGFTPVEETVDTKETAMRKRRLCVKTSPRAAAKTAVYDIQIIAKSKYHLINYTCIGEINNMGIWYRMADVSQHQSSQETSSRASNDAPPNTARRTTRRPDYEHQSSGNYTMTDAASQFNGHYDQIPGRDRGGILLQLQHRAKHCCVTFHPAFTT
- the mvb12bb gene encoding multivesicular body subunit 12Bb isoform X4; this translates as MSEVSNQLPTEPISAVGVVTSVSKAPDGFCVVAQTTDGFDADLWKDGLFKSKVTRYLCFNRKTGPDVVVDMKVIDIKDVLPEGFTPVEETVDTKETAMRKRRLCVKTSPRAAAKTAVYDIQIIAKSKYHLINYTCIGEINNMGIWYRMADVSQHQSSQETSSRASNDAPPNTARRTTRRPDYEHQSSGNYTMTALHDVPFVISEKFYENPKEMQQVNLMGITIKSLAEIEEEFYYNFSTERSIAV
- the mvb12bb gene encoding multivesicular body subunit 12Bb isoform X2, with amino-acid sequence MSEVSNQLPTEPISAVGVVTSVSKAPDGFCVVAQTTDGFDADLWKDGLFKSKVTRYLCFNRKTGPDVVVDMKVIDIKDVLPEGFTPVEETVDTKETAMRKRRLCVKTSPRAAAKTAVYDIQIIAKSKYHLINYTCIGEINNMGIWYRMADVSQHQSSQETSSRASNDAPPNTARRTTRRPDYEHQSSGNYTMTALHDVPFVISEKFYENPKEMQQVNLMGITIKSLAEIEEEVSRGCNARLTLTPLAQNAKQTVLGL